The DNA region GCCCACGCCGCATCCTCGGCTGCGAAGTCTGGCGCGACCTCGACTGGCTCGTGGACACCGACAAAATCCCTCTCGATTCCGGCCGACACCCCCAGCTCGCCGCCGAACTCCTCCAAGCCTTCGACTCCCAGATCACCGGCGGCAAACGCTACGACCACGCCGCCCTCGGCCGTCGTCTCGCCCACGCGACTTTCCATACGTCGCACGCCACCGATAAATTCGCCGGCATCACCTGGGCCATGGACCTCACCCCGCTCGTCGCCGACCCCACGCTCTCCCTCGCCGACTTCACCCTCGCCCACGTGGACCGCCTCCGCTCCGAAATCGCCACCCGCCTCGCGAAATTCCAGTAAGCACCCGCCTCCTAATTTAGACGCACTTTCCCGCGTGCTCTTCGTCTCCGCCCTTTTCGCCTCTCTCGCTGCATGAAGTTTCGACCGTTTTTCTTCAAACACCCCATACTCGCATTCGCGACCGCTTCTTCCCTCGTCGCTGACCCAACGACAACGCAGCCTTCCAACAAAGACGACTTGGACACTCCGGTCGCCATGAGTCCGTTCCAAGTCCGCGACACCACCGTCGTCGGCTTTTCCCTCGCTGTCAGCCACACGGAACTGCCCCTGGGCTCACTCGCAAACACCACCACACTCTCCGACGCCTTCGCCGGATTCCACATCGCCACGAGCGGTGCCCATTCGTTCAACGACACCATCGCTCTTCGCGGTCTGAGCAACACGCCTATCTTCGGCACGCCCGCCGTCGCTGTTTACCTCGACGCGATTCCACTTCTCGGCGCCTCCACACTGCCCGGAGAACTTGCCGGCCTTTCCGGTGCCGCGCTTCACCGTGGACCGGCAGAGTCCGCGCATTTCGGATACGCCGGCCCCGCCGGTGTCCTCCAACTTTACTCACCTGCCGTCTTCCTTGCTTCGGATGATTCAACCCTCCACGCCAACAGCTCGATCAGCGCCACCGTCGGCGACTACTCGCTCCGTGCGGGCTCCGTTTCCACCGCCTTCTCCACGCACGGAAAAACCTCTGTCTTCGCCAGCGCCTCAGGCCAGTCCCGCGACGGCTACATTTTCAACCGCACACTCGGCCACGACGTTGATCATCGCGACAACCGCTCCGGACTTCTGCGCCTCGAAACGCATCCCTTCACACCGCTCACCCTCGCCCTGACCTTCCACGCCACACGCGCTCGCGATGGCGAACAACCCCTCGTCCCACTCGACGGCCCCTTCTACGAAATCGACCGCGCCAGCGAAGGTTTCACTGAACACCAGGCACTCAACGCAGGACTCTCCGCGAGGATCGACACGGCGCCCGGCACTCTCACCGCCACGGCCAGCCTCAACCACTGGGATCTCGGCCCCTACCGCAGTGTCCTCGCCTTCGGCCCGATGGAGCTTCTCAACGACGCCACTCTCTCGCGTCGCAACCAAAACCTCGAACTCCGCTTTATCTCCGCTCCCGACTCCGACACCACCTCCGCCGGCTGGAGCATGACCGGATTCACTTCCCGCGCCAAAACCAGCGGCAGTTTTGCCCGCGCCTTCAGCGGCTTCACCTTCGAAGAGTCCGCCTACGAAATCACCGACCATCCGCTCGCGCTCTCGACCGATGTGTGGCTGCGCTTCGCCCATCGCTGGAAACTCGCCGCCGGTCTCCGCGCTGAGCGCAACGACCAGACATTCGTGCGCCGCGAACAAATCCCCACCGTCCAGACCTACACGCTCAACGCCACCGACACCGCCTTCCTCCCGCGCGTTCAGCTCACGCACGATCTCTCGGCGCACACCGCGTGGTCTCTCGCCGCCGCCGCCGGTCGCAAACCCGGCGGCTACTCCGCTTTCACCGGCAACCGCATCCTCGCCGCCTTCGCTCCCGAGCGCACCCGCTCGCTCGAAACCAGCCTCAGCCGCACCTTCCCCCGCCAGCACCTCCGCACCACCATCCGCGCCTACGCGTACGCGATCTCTGGCTACCAGATCGAGCGCTCCTTTGCCACCGGCGCCTTCACTGACGACTACCTTGTGGTCAACGCCCCGCACGCCCGCTCCCTCGGCAGCGAATGGGAAACCGCCTGGCAACCCACCGCCTCACTCACTCTCCGCGCCGCCGCCGGCCTCACGCGCGTCACGCTCCGTGAGTTCACCGATCCGTACTCAAAAATCCGTTACGACGGCCGCCGCGCGCCCTTCTCTCCCTCGCACGATGCCACCCTGTCCGCCACCTGCCGCCTTCCCGCCGGCTTCGAAGGCACGCTCGCGGTCAACTCCACCGGTCGCATCGACTACACCGAAAGCGAAGACCCCCGCTACGCGCAGCGCACCTTCACGGTGATCAACGCCAGCCTCGCCTACCGCGCCCGTTTCTGGCGCGCCGGGCTCGCCGTGCGCAACCTCACCGGCCGCGAGTACTACAGCTCGATCACCCCCGGCACCGGCCACGGCACTCCCGGCGCTCCGCAAACCATCGCGCTCACATTCGAACTGTTCACGCCCGCGAAATAACGCTTTGGCCGCACCGGCTCATTCTTTCGCCCTCAGCGGCCCAAACGCGAAACGCACCCCGCGGTTGTAACTCTCCGGCTTCGTCCCGCCGTGCCGCTCACCGTCGATCAGGCGAAACTGATACGTGAACCCCGCATACGTCCGCGCCGCCAGCTGCCTGTCGAACCGCTTCGCCGCCGCCAGCAACTCCGGCCATTCCTCCGTAGCCGCCGTCATGAACAGCCGCGC from Nibricoccus aquaticus includes:
- a CDS encoding TonB-dependent receptor, with translation MSPFQVRDTTVVGFSLAVSHTELPLGSLANTTTLSDAFAGFHIATSGAHSFNDTIALRGLSNTPIFGTPAVAVYLDAIPLLGASTLPGELAGLSGAALHRGPAESAHFGYAGPAGVLQLYSPAVFLASDDSTLHANSSISATVGDYSLRAGSVSTAFSTHGKTSVFASASGQSRDGYIFNRTLGHDVDHRDNRSGLLRLETHPFTPLTLALTFHATRARDGEQPLVPLDGPFYEIDRASEGFTEHQALNAGLSARIDTAPGTLTATASLNHWDLGPYRSVLAFGPMELLNDATLSRRNQNLELRFISAPDSDTTSAGWSMTGFTSRAKTSGSFARAFSGFTFEESAYEITDHPLALSTDVWLRFAHRWKLAAGLRAERNDQTFVRREQIPTVQTYTLNATDTAFLPRVQLTHDLSAHTAWSLAAAAGRKPGGYSAFTGNRILAAFAPERTRSLETSLSRTFPRQHLRTTIRAYAYAISGYQIERSFATGAFTDDYLVVNAPHARSLGSEWETAWQPTASLTLRAAAGLTRVTLREFTDPYSKIRYDGRRAPFSPSHDATLSATCRLPAGFEGTLAVNSTGRIDYTESEDPRYAQRTFTVINASLAYRARFWRAGLAVRNLTGREYYSSITPGTGHGTPGAPQTIALTFELFTPAK